The Triticum dicoccoides isolate Atlit2015 ecotype Zavitan chromosome 6A, WEW_v2.0, whole genome shotgun sequence genome has a window encoding:
- the LOC119319060 gene encoding dehydration-responsive element-binding protein 1H-like, which yields MDMSLEHSSSPSSSSTTERAGTAWPWPPKRPAGRTKFRETRHPVFRGVRRRGSAGRWVCEVRVPGERGTRLWLGTYITAEAAARAHDAAMLMLRGHSAACLNFRDSAWLLAVPPAFTNLSDVRRAAVQAVADFLRRPEATSAAAAVQEVTSSVSAPSSAVCSVPSSETAQASPDAAFEAPAALDMDVFDLDCLFGETDSDAYYYANLAQGLLMEPPPTVATGSYWDNGDCADGGAGADVALWSY from the coding sequence ATGGACATGAGCCTCGAGCACTCGAGCTCTCCCTCCTCCTCATCCACTACCGAGCGCGCCGGGACGGCGTGGCCGTGGCCGCCGAAGCGCCCCGCGGGCCGCACCAAGTTCCGGGAGACGCGGCACCCCGTGTTCCGCGGCGTGCGCCGCCGTGGCAGCGCCGGCCGGTGGGTCTGCGAGGTGCGCGTGCCCGGGGAGCGCGGCACGCGCCTCTGGCTCGGGACGTACATCACGGCCGAGGCGGCCGCGCGAGCGCACGACGCCGCCATGCTCATGCTCCGGGGCCactccgccgcgtgcctcaacttcCGGGACTCCGCGTGGCTGCTCGCGGTGCCGCCCGCATTCACCAACCTCTCTGACGTCCGGCGCGCGGCCGTCCAGGCCGTCGCGGACTTCCTGCGCCGTCCGGAGGCCACCAGTGCCGCTGCCGCGGTGCAGGAGGTCACCTCCAGCGTGTCCGCCCCGTCGTCGGCGGTGTGCAGTGTGCCCTCGTCAGAGACGGCGCAGGCTTCCCCTGATGCCGCTTTTGAGGCGCCGGCCGCACTGGACATGGACGTGTTTGACCTCGACTGCTTGTTTGGGGAAACGGACTCCGACGCGTACTACTACGCGAACCTTGCGCAGGGGCTGCTCATGGAGCCACCGCCGACTGTGGCCACCGGGTCGTACTGGGACAATGGAGACTGCGCCGACGGCGGAGCCGGAGCTGATGTCGCGCTCTGGAGTTACTAG